A window of Sutcliffiella cohnii contains these coding sequences:
- a CDS encoding anti-repressor SinI family protein, producing MGNGVLEMTENLDKEWIELISSALEFGISVEEIREFLHNYPNTSL from the coding sequence ATGGGGAATGGGGTACTAGAAATGACTGAGAATCTAGATAAAGAGTGGATTGAACTAATATCATCTGCGTTAGAATTCGGCATTAGCGTGGAAGAAATTAGAGAGTTTTTACATAACTATCCGAACACCTCTCTTTAG
- a CDS encoding helix-turn-helix domain-containing protein, translated as MIGERIKKIREEKKLSMSELAERAGVAKSYLSSIERNLQSNPSVQFLEKVSAVLGVSVNSLLHEEVDEGAIDSEWANLVKEAMNSGVSKDEFKEWLEFNKWKASQK; from the coding sequence GTGATCGGCGAGCGCATCAAAAAAATTCGTGAAGAAAAGAAATTATCCATGTCAGAACTAGCAGAGCGTGCAGGGGTTGCTAAATCTTATTTAAGTTCCATCGAACGTAACTTACAATCGAACCCATCTGTACAGTTTTTAGAAAAGGTTTCAGCAGTTTTAGGCGTATCCGTCAACAGCCTTCTACATGAAGAAGTAGACGAAGGAGCCATCGATTCAGAGTGGGCTAACCTAGTAAAAGAAGCTATGAATTCAGGTGTATCAAAAGATGAATTCAAAGAATGGCTAGAATTTAATAAATGGAAAGCAAGCCAAAAATAA
- a CDS encoding phosphoglycerate kinase, protein MNKKSIRDIDVKGKRVFCRVDFNVPMKDGVVGDETRIRAAIPTIQHLVENGAKVILASHLGRPKGEVVEELRLAPVARRLQELLGRDVAVANEAYGEAVKAQVDALAEGDVLVLENVRFYPGEEKNDSELAKQFAELADVYVNDAFGAAHRAHASTEGIAHHVPVAVSGLLMEKELDVLGKALSHPDRPFTAIIGGAKVKDKIGVIDNLLDKVDNLIIGGGLAYTFIKAQGHDVGKSLLEEDKIDLAKSFMEKAKKNDVNFYMPVDVLVADDFSNDANTKIVPIDQIPSDWEGLDCGPKSSEIYAEVIKNSKLVIWNGPMGVFELDTFANGTKSVAEALAQSQDTYSVIGGGDSAAAVEKFNLADKMSHISTGGGASLEFMEGKALPGVVALNDK, encoded by the coding sequence ATGAACAAGAAAAGTATTCGCGATATTGATGTAAAAGGTAAAAGAGTCTTTTGTCGTGTAGACTTTAACGTACCGATGAAAGATGGTGTAGTTGGCGACGAGACTCGTATTCGTGCAGCAATCCCGACGATTCAACATTTAGTTGAAAATGGTGCAAAAGTTATTTTAGCAAGTCATCTAGGACGTCCAAAAGGGGAAGTTGTAGAAGAACTTCGCTTAGCACCAGTAGCCCGCCGTCTTCAAGAGCTTTTAGGTCGTGACGTAGCAGTAGCTAACGAAGCGTATGGAGAAGCTGTGAAAGCACAAGTAGACGCTCTAGCGGAAGGTGACGTACTTGTATTAGAAAATGTACGCTTCTACCCTGGTGAAGAGAAAAACGATTCAGAACTAGCAAAACAATTTGCAGAGCTTGCAGATGTTTACGTAAATGATGCATTTGGTGCAGCTCACCGTGCTCATGCTTCTACAGAAGGTATTGCACATCACGTACCTGTTGCAGTTTCCGGTCTATTAATGGAAAAAGAATTAGACGTACTAGGTAAAGCTTTATCACATCCTGACCGTCCATTCACTGCAATTATCGGTGGTGCAAAAGTTAAAGACAAAATCGGTGTTATTGATAACCTACTGGATAAAGTAGATAACCTAATTATCGGTGGAGGACTTGCTTACACTTTCATTAAAGCGCAAGGACACGATGTTGGGAAATCTCTTCTAGAAGAAGATAAAATAGATTTAGCAAAATCGTTCATGGAAAAAGCGAAGAAAAACGACGTAAACTTCTACATGCCAGTTGACGTTTTAGTAGCTGATGATTTCTCTAACGATGCTAATACAAAAATTGTTCCAATTGATCAAATTCCTAGCGATTGGGAAGGTTTAGACTGTGGTCCAAAATCTAGCGAGATTTATGCAGAAGTTATTAAAAACTCTAAACTAGTTATTTGGAACGGACCGATGGGAGTATTCGAATTAGATACTTTCGCAAACGGAACAAAATCAGTAGCAGAAGCACTAGCACAATCTCAAGATACATACTCTGTAATCGGTGGAGGAGACTCCGCAGCTGCAGTAGAAAAGTTCAATCTTGCAGATAAAATGAGCCACATCTCTACAGGTGGAGGAGCTTCCTTAGAATTTATGGAAGGTAAAGCCCTACCAGGAGTAGTAGCTTTAAACGATAAGTAA
- the gpmI gene encoding 2,3-bisphosphoglycerate-independent phosphoglycerate mutase translates to MSKKPVALIILDGFALRNEEKGNAVVHAKKPNFDRYWNNYPHAQLTASGEAVGLPEGQMGNSEVGHLNIGAGRIVYQSLTRVNVAIREGHFAENETFLRAMNHAKEKNSNLHIFGLLSDGGVHSHINHLFALLELAKKEGVERVYIHGFLDGRDVAPQSAKQFIEQLNAHIEQTGVGEIATISGRYYSMDRDKRWDRVEKSYRSMVYGEGPSYRNALEVVEDSYANGIYDEFVLPSVITKEDGSPVATIQNDDAVIFYNFRPDRAIQISNTFTNKDFRSFDRGEKHPENLMFVCLTHFSESVDGYVAFQPVGMDNTLGEVLAQQGLKQLRIAETEKYPHVTFFMSGGREEPFPGEERILIDSPKVATYDLKPEMSAYEVTEALLKEIEADKHDTIILNFANPDMVGHSGMLEPTVKAIEVVDECLGKVVEAINAKGGTAIITADHGNADEVITLEGNPMTAHTTNPVPVIVTREGLELRNDGILGDLAPTVLDLLGVDKPEEMTGNTLIKK, encoded by the coding sequence ATGAGTAAAAAACCAGTAGCACTTATTATTTTAGACGGCTTCGCTCTTCGTAATGAAGAAAAAGGGAACGCCGTTGTTCATGCAAAGAAACCAAACTTTGACCGTTACTGGAACAACTATCCACATGCGCAATTAACTGCTAGTGGAGAAGCGGTAGGATTACCTGAAGGACAAATGGGGAATTCTGAAGTTGGGCACTTAAATATTGGTGCTGGCCGTATCGTTTATCAAAGTTTGACTCGAGTGAACGTTGCTATCCGTGAAGGACATTTCGCAGAAAACGAAACATTCCTTCGCGCAATGAACCATGCAAAAGAAAAAAACTCTAACTTACACATTTTCGGTCTACTTTCAGACGGTGGTGTACATAGTCATATTAACCACCTTTTCGCTCTATTAGAACTAGCGAAAAAAGAAGGTGTGGAGAGAGTTTACATTCACGGTTTCCTTGATGGTCGTGATGTAGCACCTCAAAGTGCGAAACAATTTATTGAGCAATTAAATGCACACATTGAACAAACAGGTGTTGGAGAAATCGCAACTATTTCTGGTCGTTATTACTCGATGGACCGCGACAAGCGTTGGGATCGTGTAGAAAAGTCGTATCGATCCATGGTATACGGCGAAGGGCCATCTTACCGTAATGCATTAGAAGTTGTTGAAGACTCTTATGCAAATGGTATCTACGATGAATTCGTATTACCATCTGTCATTACGAAAGAAGACGGAAGCCCAGTAGCAACAATCCAAAACGATGACGCTGTTATTTTCTATAACTTCCGTCCAGACCGTGCGATCCAAATTTCAAACACGTTCACGAACAAAGACTTCCGTTCGTTTGACCGTGGAGAAAAGCACCCTGAAAACTTAATGTTCGTATGTTTAACACATTTCAGTGAGTCAGTAGACGGATATGTTGCATTTCAACCAGTTGGAATGGATAATACCCTTGGTGAAGTATTAGCTCAACAAGGGTTAAAGCAACTACGAATTGCTGAAACGGAAAAATATCCACACGTTACGTTCTTCATGAGCGGTGGACGTGAGGAGCCTTTCCCAGGTGAAGAGAGAATATTAATTGATTCACCGAAAGTAGCAACGTATGACTTAAAGCCAGAAATGAGTGCATATGAAGTAACAGAAGCACTATTAAAAGAAATCGAAGCAGATAAACATGATACGATTATTTTAAACTTTGCGAACCCAGATATGGTAGGGCACTCCGGAATGCTTGAGCCAACTGTGAAAGCAATTGAAGTAGTCGACGAATGTTTAGGAAAAGTTGTCGAAGCAATTAATGCTAAAGGCGGAACTGCTATTATTACAGCTGACCACGGGAACGCTGATGAAGTCATTACGTTAGAAGGCAACCCGATGACAGCACATACAACAAACCCAGTTCCTGTTATCGTAACACGCGAAGGTCTAGAACTTCGTAACGACGGTATTTTAGGAGACTTGGCGCCAACAGTACTTGACTTACTAGGCGTTGACAAACCAGAAGAAATGACAGGAAATACGTTAATTAAAAAATAA
- a CDS encoding TasA family protein yields MSLKKKLGLGVASAALGLALIGGGTYAYFSDTVATTNTFASGTLDLSINPEYVIRAENIKPGDIMPRAFELSNDGTLDISRVDIHTDYTVEYGDKYTGGDLGEHILVHFMTNVDKNGLGNIVVGPNNVITTTTLAELKAADGLPDAVANDLYVNLPWLGEVNGERGGLAAGDSDDLIVVFEFVDNTEDQNTFQDAELTLFWNFEAHQTAGTIK; encoded by the coding sequence ATGAGTTTAAAAAAGAAATTAGGTTTAGGGGTAGCTTCAGCAGCACTAGGTTTAGCACTAATTGGTGGAGGTACATATGCGTACTTTAGTGACACAGTAGCAACAACTAACACATTTGCATCGGGTACATTAGATTTATCCATTAATCCAGAGTATGTAATTCGTGCTGAAAACATTAAACCAGGAGATATTATGCCAAGAGCTTTTGAACTTTCAAATGACGGTACTTTAGATATCTCTAGAGTTGATATTCATACAGATTACACTGTTGAATATGGCGACAAGTATACAGGAGGAGACTTAGGTGAGCATATTCTCGTACATTTCATGACAAACGTAGATAAGAATGGTCTAGGTAATATCGTTGTAGGGCCAAACAATGTTATAACTACTACTACTTTAGCAGAACTAAAAGCTGCAGATGGTCTTCCTGATGCAGTAGCAAATGATCTATACGTAAATTTACCGTGGCTAGGTGAAGTAAATGGAGAAAGGGGCGGCCTTGCAGCTGGGGATTCAGATGACTTAATTGTTGTGTTTGAATTTGTAGATAATACTGAAGATCAAAATACATTCCAAGATGCTGAGTTGACTCTCTTCTGGAACTTCGAAGCTCACCAAACAGCTGGAACTATAAAATAA
- the secG gene encoding preprotein translocase subunit SecG produces MQIFLTILLIITSLALVVVVLLQSGKSAGLSGAIAGGAETLFGKQKARGLDLVLHRATIVLAVLFFLLTLAIAYFA; encoded by the coding sequence ATGCAAATTTTCTTAACTATTTTACTTATTATTACTTCTTTAGCACTTGTAGTCGTTGTTTTACTTCAATCAGGAAAAAGTGCTGGTCTATCTGGTGCAATCGCTGGTGGAGCAGAAACATTATTTGGTAAACAAAAAGCGCGCGGTCTTGATTTAGTTTTACATCGTGCAACGATCGTATTAGCTGTACTATTTTTCTTACTAACTTTAGCAATCGCTTATTTTGCATAA
- the sipW gene encoding signal peptidase I SipW, with product MNQVKDKLKSLFSLKNIKKWFSSLVTFTLFATLILMAVLVISSKAAGGEPQVLGYQLKTVLSGSMEPEIKTGSVIAVKPDVDMKGFEKGDIITFKADTEKLITHRITEVVTSGEHVMYRTKGDSNNAEDSAPVLSENVVAQYTGFTIPYAGYFINFANSKNGSLLLMVLPGILLVLYAGLTIKSAINEIEKNSKQLTVPIEDTPPKV from the coding sequence ATGAATCAAGTGAAGGATAAGCTTAAAAGCCTATTTAGTCTAAAAAATATAAAAAAATGGTTTAGTAGTTTAGTGACATTTACTTTATTTGCAACTTTAATTTTAATGGCTGTTCTCGTAATATCCTCCAAAGCTGCTGGAGGAGAACCACAAGTTTTAGGCTATCAATTAAAAACTGTTTTATCTGGTTCAATGGAGCCAGAAATAAAAACAGGATCCGTTATTGCGGTAAAGCCTGATGTAGATATGAAAGGCTTTGAAAAAGGGGATATTATTACATTTAAAGCAGATACAGAGAAATTAATTACTCATAGAATTACAGAAGTTGTTACTAGTGGAGAACATGTAATGTATCGAACTAAAGGCGATAGTAATAATGCAGAAGATTCCGCGCCTGTTTTGTCTGAAAATGTAGTTGCACAGTATACCGGCTTCACTATCCCATATGCTGGTTATTTTATCAACTTTGCGAATTCTAAAAATGGAAGCTTACTTTTAATGGTCCTTCCAGGTATATTACTCGTACTTTATGCTGGTTTAACAATTAAGAGTGCAATAAATGAGATCGAGAAAAATAGTAAACAACTAACTGTTCCAATTGAGGATACACCGCCAAAAGTTTAG
- a CDS encoding ATP-binding protein, whose protein sequence is MKNQTHLPNKKIYWIIAIASIVLMTLGSFIELWENGPTATFITHLLIVVVISILLIIYPKKKNIFTKYALNIAMPIYFYAMFIFYPFTLSPLLIICFIPGIAILFYNQRLFYFSLISNVVIVLSFMLYVFLVDQGAGFPIFYKDLHGYAINFLACQVMLYFIFALIKKKIEEQKQYYQQIQEDERLKTTGQLAAAVAHEIRNPITVVKGFIQLHETDKQLPDHIKKHYKLMMDELYTAETVISDFLSLAKPEVSEVETVEVKPALYNVMDLLNTYAHIDTIQIELDIEDYYSIQCTLMEFKQLFVNLLKNAVEASKHGGTVRVKVRKVNDRVQIDIVDQGVGMTKEQLKRIGTPFYSLKAKGTGLGLMICFNIVQKYNGTINFFSEEGKGTNVTVAFPLIKKTTSR, encoded by the coding sequence ATGAAGAATCAAACCCATTTACCAAATAAAAAAATATATTGGATTATTGCGATTGCTAGTATCGTCTTAATGACGTTAGGTTCGTTCATTGAACTGTGGGAAAATGGGCCAACAGCCACATTTATTACGCACCTATTAATTGTAGTAGTCATTTCCATACTATTAATTATTTATCCTAAAAAGAAAAATATCTTCACTAAATATGCATTGAACATTGCAATGCCCATTTATTTTTACGCAATGTTCATTTTCTATCCATTCACTTTATCACCACTCCTTATCATTTGCTTTATTCCAGGGATAGCGATATTGTTCTACAATCAAAGGCTATTTTATTTTTCGTTAATTAGTAATGTTGTAATAGTACTTTCTTTTATGCTTTATGTCTTTTTAGTAGATCAAGGAGCTGGTTTTCCTATATTTTATAAAGACTTACACGGTTATGCGATCAATTTTTTAGCATGCCAAGTTATGCTTTATTTTATTTTTGCACTCATTAAGAAAAAAATTGAAGAGCAAAAGCAGTATTATCAGCAAATCCAAGAGGATGAACGATTAAAGACAACAGGACAATTGGCTGCAGCAGTTGCACATGAAATTCGCAATCCGATTACAGTAGTGAAAGGATTTATCCAATTACATGAAACAGATAAGCAATTACCTGACCATATAAAGAAGCATTATAAATTAATGATGGACGAGCTGTATACAGCTGAAACGGTTATTTCAGACTTTTTATCTCTCGCAAAGCCTGAGGTTAGTGAAGTTGAAACAGTTGAAGTTAAACCAGCTCTTTATAATGTAATGGATTTGCTAAATACGTACGCTCACATTGATACAATCCAAATAGAATTAGACATTGAAGATTATTATTCGATTCAATGTACTTTAATGGAATTTAAGCAGCTATTCGTCAATTTATTGAAAAACGCGGTGGAAGCTTCCAAGCATGGGGGAACAGTGCGAGTAAAGGTTAGAAAAGTTAATGATAGGGTTCAAATTGACATTGTCGATCAAGGGGTTGGGATGACGAAGGAACAATTAAAAAGAATCGGCACTCCCTTCTATTCTTTAAAGGCAAAAGGGACTGGACTTGGGTTAATGATTTGCTTTAATATTGTCCAGAAATATAATGGAACGATTAACTTTTTTAGCGAGGAAGGAAAAGGGACTAACGTTACGGTCGCATTTCCGTTAATTAAAAAAACCACTTCTCGGTAA
- the tpiA gene encoding triose-phosphate isomerase: MRKPIIAGNWKMHKTASEAVSFVEEVKGLIPSADKVDAVVCSPALFLDRLVQNVEGSELKVGAQNMHWEESGAFTGEISPVALKDLGVTYVVLGHSERREMFAETDETVNKKVLSSFQHGLTPIVCCGETLEEREAGKTNDLVGDQVKKALTGLTADQVKTTVIAYEPIWAIGTGKSSTAEDANEVCAHIRQVVGTEFGQDAADAVRIQYGGSVKPGNIAEYMAQPDIDGALVGGASLEAQSFLQLLEAGKNE; encoded by the coding sequence ATGCGTAAACCAATTATTGCAGGAAACTGGAAAATGCACAAAACTGCTTCTGAAGCAGTAAGCTTTGTAGAAGAAGTGAAGGGATTAATTCCTTCAGCTGACAAAGTGGATGCAGTTGTTTGTTCACCTGCCCTATTTTTAGACCGTCTAGTACAAAATGTAGAAGGTAGCGAACTTAAAGTTGGCGCTCAAAACATGCACTGGGAAGAAAGTGGAGCGTTCACAGGTGAAATTAGCCCTGTAGCCTTAAAAGACTTAGGAGTAACTTACGTAGTTTTGGGTCACTCTGAGCGTCGTGAAATGTTTGCAGAAACAGACGAAACTGTAAACAAAAAAGTATTATCATCTTTCCAACACGGATTAACTCCTATCGTTTGCTGTGGCGAAACGTTAGAAGAGCGTGAAGCTGGAAAAACAAATGATCTAGTAGGAGACCAAGTGAAAAAAGCGCTAACGGGCCTAACTGCTGATCAAGTAAAAACAACAGTCATTGCTTACGAACCTATTTGGGCAATCGGAACTGGAAAATCTTCAACTGCAGAAGATGCGAACGAAGTATGTGCACATATTCGTCAAGTTGTAGGGACTGAATTCGGTCAAGATGCTGCAGATGCAGTTCGTATTCAATACGGCGGAAGTGTAAAACCAGGTAACATCGCTGAATATATGGCACAACCAGATATCGATGGAGCTTTAGTTGGCGGAGCAAGCCTAGAAGCTCAATCTTTCTTACAGCTTTTGGAGGCAGGTAAGAATGAGTAA
- a CDS encoding helix-turn-helix domain-containing protein, with protein MIGDEIKKLRNNNGLSLSELAEKSGVSKSYLSQLERNLQVNPSLQLLSKIATSLDTDIEELLNKKKKVSGPKITLDAEWRRLLYKAISEGMTKEDFVQFRDYLHFKKWQETKRIKGE; from the coding sequence ATGATTGGTGACGAGATAAAGAAACTTCGTAATAATAATGGACTTAGTTTAAGTGAATTAGCGGAAAAATCAGGTGTTTCAAAGTCTTACTTGAGTCAATTAGAACGAAATTTGCAAGTAAACCCTTCTCTTCAATTGTTAAGTAAAATTGCGACATCATTAGATACCGATATAGAAGAATTACTTAATAAAAAGAAAAAGGTAAGTGGGCCAAAAATTACGCTAGATGCTGAATGGCGACGGCTTTTATACAAAGCGATTTCTGAGGGGATGACAAAAGAAGATTTTGTACAGTTTCGTGATTACCTTCATTTTAAGAAATGGCAAGAAACGAAAAGAATTAAGGGGGAATAA
- the eno gene encoding phosphopyruvate hydratase, whose product MPIISDIYAREVLDSRGNPTIEVEVYTESGAFGRALVPSGASTGEYEAVELRDGDKSRYLGKGVQNAVENVNEQIAPELIGLYDVMEQVAIDQALMELDGTENKGKLGANAILGVSMAVARAAADFLQIPLYQYLGGFSAKTLPVPMMNIINGGEHADNNVDIQEFMVMPVGAENFKEALRMGAEIFHALKAVLSAKGLNTAVGDEGGFAPNLGSNEEALQTIIEAIEKAGYKPGEQVMLAMDAAASEFYNKEDGKYHLKGEGVVYTSEEMVEFYAKMAEKYPIISIEDGLDENDWEGFKLLTERIGGKVQLVGDDLFVTNTKKLAEGIERKIGNSILIKVNQIGTLTETFEAIEMAKRAGYTAVISHRSGETEDSTIADIAVATNAGQIKTGAPSRTDRVAKYNQLLRIEDQLGDTARYDGLRSFYNLKK is encoded by the coding sequence ATGCCAATTATCTCTGATATTTACGCACGCGAAGTATTAGACTCTCGCGGTAACCCAACAATTGAAGTAGAAGTTTACACAGAATCAGGCGCATTCGGTCGCGCACTAGTACCAAGTGGTGCATCTACAGGTGAATACGAAGCAGTAGAACTACGTGACGGTGACAAATCTCGTTACTTAGGTAAAGGTGTTCAAAACGCAGTTGAAAACGTAAACGAGCAAATCGCTCCTGAACTTATCGGTCTTTACGACGTAATGGAGCAAGTAGCTATCGACCAAGCATTAATGGAGCTTGACGGTACAGAAAACAAAGGAAAATTAGGAGCAAACGCTATTCTTGGTGTTTCTATGGCAGTAGCTCGTGCAGCAGCTGACTTCCTACAAATTCCTTTATACCAATACTTAGGCGGATTCAGTGCAAAAACTCTTCCAGTACCAATGATGAACATCATCAACGGTGGAGAGCATGCTGACAACAACGTAGACATCCAAGAATTCATGGTAATGCCTGTTGGAGCTGAAAACTTCAAAGAAGCACTTCGTATGGGTGCTGAAATTTTCCACGCTCTTAAAGCAGTTTTAAGTGCAAAAGGTTTAAACACAGCTGTTGGTGACGAAGGTGGATTCGCTCCAAACTTAGGATCTAACGAAGAAGCTCTTCAAACAATCATCGAAGCAATCGAAAAAGCTGGTTACAAACCAGGTGAGCAAGTAATGCTTGCTATGGACGCTGCAGCTTCTGAGTTCTACAACAAAGAAGACGGTAAATACCACCTTAAAGGTGAAGGTGTTGTTTACACTTCTGAAGAAATGGTTGAATTCTACGCGAAAATGGCGGAGAAATACCCAATCATCTCGATCGAAGACGGCTTAGATGAAAACGACTGGGAAGGTTTCAAACTATTAACGGAGCGCATCGGCGGTAAAGTTCAATTAGTTGGAGACGACCTATTCGTAACAAACACGAAAAAATTAGCAGAAGGTATCGAGCGTAAAATCGGTAACTCTATCCTAATCAAAGTAAACCAAATCGGTACACTAACTGAAACATTCGAAGCAATCGAAATGGCAAAACGCGCTGGTTACACAGCTGTAATCTCTCACCGTTCTGGTGAAACAGAAGACAGCACAATTGCTGACATCGCAGTTGCAACAAACGCTGGCCAAATCAAAACTGGTGCACCATCTCGTACAGACCGTGTAGCTAAATACAACCAATTACTTCGCATCGAAGACCAACTTGGTGACACAGCTCGCTACGACGGCTTACGTTCTTTCTATAACTTAAAGAAATAA
- the sinI gene encoding DNA-binding anti-repressor SinI yields MDLEYELDCDWIQMILEAKEMGMTMEEISEAFKELSKNVE; encoded by the coding sequence GTGGACCTAGAATATGAATTAGATTGTGACTGGATTCAAATGATTCTTGAAGCCAAAGAAATGGGGATGACGATGGAAGAAATAAGTGAGGCATTTAAGGAGCTTAGTAAGAATGTTGAATAG
- a CDS encoding LPXTG cell wall anchor domain-containing protein has product MNAIVKLIMYSALLILIIQSATSSVLADSNENEIDIRTSPEKILFELDNMKPGDWAERSLVVTNSGTKDFKYLSSASLVSGSEKFYNALILSISDKSGQIFNGSLEDFKALNPREIVSGGKDELLFKVEFPYEKGNEYQGLASIVEFKFYAEGTLGGVSPVDGVKLPKTATNILDIILIGVIILTIGTFILIISNRKKRKMQYK; this is encoded by the coding sequence ATGAATGCTATAGTAAAACTTATCATGTATAGTGCTTTACTAATACTAATAATACAATCGGCTACTTCTTCTGTTCTTGCTGACTCTAATGAAAATGAAATAGATATAAGGACTTCACCCGAAAAAATACTTTTTGAATTAGATAACATGAAACCAGGAGATTGGGCAGAAAGAAGTTTAGTAGTAACAAATAGCGGTACGAAAGATTTTAAATATCTTTCGTCCGCAAGTTTAGTTTCAGGTTCTGAAAAATTTTATAATGCTCTTATTTTATCTATTTCAGATAAAAGTGGACAGATTTTTAATGGTAGTCTTGAAGATTTTAAAGCGTTAAATCCAAGAGAAATTGTATCAGGTGGAAAGGATGAATTGTTATTTAAAGTGGAGTTTCCATATGAAAAGGGAAATGAGTATCAAGGTTTAGCATCTATAGTAGAATTTAAGTTTTATGCAGAAGGTACACTTGGAGGAGTTAGCCCTGTGGATGGTGTAAAGTTACCTAAAACAGCTACAAACATTTTAGATATTATTTTAATTGGTGTCATTATTTTAACTATAGGTACATTTATATTAATAATAAGTAATAGAAAAAAACGAAAAATGCAATATAAATAA
- the tapA gene encoding amyloid fiber anchoring/assembly protein TapA codes for MRSSRLRKFGKKNKGFLIILQLAAIYYVSIISLSYLTNGTLAYYSDTSQTNTRITTASDWYDGSDLIFPNRGTQVVHSCPPEEIGVVVKNDGLDMSKATEYEIYYTELYENGNPLKHGDRIFSGWIEPIPKGGTVLLTYQAESEGWYVFKALQRPGFEKDYINRKEVWSEKVKVQCKKQKDIKGAAEEEENEIDKSLEEKEEIVEEQPNEDIKNEEEENKEEKMDEELEPEPEKEEKSEEIPPEESDDEKTEEEISSDQPKNQSIDEEKEHEGDESSEG; via the coding sequence ATGAGGAGCTCTAGATTAAGGAAGTTTGGTAAAAAGAACAAAGGGTTTCTAATCATTTTACAATTAGCTGCTATTTATTATGTATCAATTATTTCACTATCATATTTAACAAATGGAACACTAGCCTATTACAGTGACACTTCACAAACAAACACTAGGATCACTACTGCTTCAGATTGGTACGACGGAAGTGATCTTATTTTTCCTAATAGAGGTACTCAAGTTGTACATAGTTGTCCTCCTGAAGAAATCGGTGTGGTAGTTAAAAATGATGGATTAGATATGTCTAAAGCGACAGAGTATGAGATTTATTACACTGAATTATATGAAAATGGGAATCCACTAAAACATGGTGATAGAATTTTTTCAGGTTGGATTGAACCGATCCCTAAAGGGGGGACTGTCCTCTTAACTTATCAAGCTGAAAGTGAAGGATGGTACGTTTTCAAAGCTCTACAAAGACCTGGATTTGAAAAGGACTATATTAATAGAAAAGAAGTGTGGAGTGAAAAAGTGAAAGTCCAGTGTAAAAAACAGAAAGATATTAAGGGAGCAGCTGAAGAAGAAGAGAATGAAATAGATAAGTCATTAGAGGAAAAGGAAGAAATAGTAGAAGAACAACCGAATGAAGACATAAAAAATGAAGAGGAAGAAAATAAAGAAGAAAAAATGGATGAAGAATTAGAACCAGAGCCAGAAAAAGAAGAAAAAAGTGAAGAAATACCTCCAGAAGAAAGTGACGATGAAAAAACTGAAGAAGAGATATCTTCAGATCAACCTAAGAATCAGAGTATAGATGAAGAAAAGGAACATGAAGGAGATGAATCAAGTGAAGGATAA